One genomic segment of Profundibacter amoris includes these proteins:
- a CDS encoding 5-formyltetrahydrofolate cyclo-ligase, producing the protein MSDLAAIKAAARKAGFERRKVAHEAAHGELAAARLLEFLEPHAGQTISGYMPIRTEIDPWPVMARMAMGGFVVVPVIEGAGKPLKFRQWTPDCEMVAGPFGAPVPADGAWLEPEVLIVPLVAFDRSGGRLGYGGGFYDRTLQMLRERRPTVAVGFAYEGQEADELPLEPTDQPLDAIVTERETLVFG; encoded by the coding sequence ATGAGCGATTTGGCAGCAATCAAAGCGGCAGCGCGCAAGGCTGGGTTTGAACGGCGCAAGGTGGCGCATGAGGCGGCGCACGGGGAATTGGCCGCAGCGCGGTTGCTGGAATTTTTAGAGCCACATGCGGGGCAGACGATTTCGGGCTATATGCCGATCCGCACCGAGATTGATCCCTGGCCGGTGATGGCCAGAATGGCGATGGGCGGTTTTGTGGTGGTGCCGGTGATCGAAGGGGCGGGGAAGCCGTTGAAATTCCGCCAGTGGACGCCGGATTGCGAGATGGTTGCGGGGCCGTTCGGAGCGCCTGTGCCGGCGGATGGTGCGTGGCTGGAACCGGAGGTGCTGATCGTGCCGCTGGTGGCGTTTGACCGCAGCGGCGGGCGGCTGGGTTATGGCGGCGGGTTTTATGATCGCACCTTGCAGATGCTGCGCGAGCGTCGTCCGACGGTGGCGGTCGGGTTCGCCTATGAGGGGCAAGAGGCAGACGAATTGCCACTGGAGCCGACCGACCAGCCGCTGGATGCGATTGTGACCGAGCGGGAAACGCTGGTGTTCGGATAG
- the mgtE gene encoding magnesium transporter translates to MNTEQQENHDGLDEDFALGDRLIDNVIEAIEQRDSVRLTQLLEPLHSADIADILEQISAGQRRALLRLWKGEMEGEVLSELDESLREEVMESLAPEELAEAVRDLETDDVVDLLEDLDAPQQDEILEVLEDADRVAVEQALTYPEDSAGRLMQRELVVAPEHWTVGQAIDYLRSQQDLPEQFYHMILVDPKMRPTGYVTLGKLLSSPRDAKMQDIVEDSFRTISVNQDEEDVAYAFNQYHLISAPVVDDDGRLVGVITIDDAMAVLDEEHEEDMLRLAGVGEGSLSDRVIETSKRRLPWLFVTMFAAIAASFVIAQFEDTIAEFVALAILMPIVASMGGNAGTQALTVAVRALATKDITSANVWRVIRREVLVGMVNGVVFALVMGVIGMLWFGMPMLGVVIGAALVINLLVASLAGVVVPVVLDKLGIDPALASGAFVTTVTDVVGFFAFLGLASVVLL, encoded by the coding sequence ATGAATACAGAGCAACAGGAAAATCACGACGGGCTGGACGAGGATTTCGCCCTTGGGGACCGTTTGATCGACAATGTGATCGAGGCGATCGAGCAGAGGGACAGCGTGCGGCTGACGCAATTGCTGGAGCCGCTGCACTCGGCCGATATTGCCGATATTCTGGAACAGATCAGCGCCGGTCAACGCCGCGCCCTGCTGCGCCTGTGGAAGGGCGAGATGGAGGGCGAGGTTTTGTCCGAACTGGACGAATCCCTGCGCGAAGAGGTGATGGAAAGCCTTGCCCCCGAGGAACTGGCCGAAGCGGTGCGCGATCTGGAAACCGACGATGTGGTTGATCTGCTGGAGGATCTGGACGCACCGCAGCAGGATGAAATCCTCGAGGTTCTGGAGGATGCCGACCGTGTGGCGGTGGAGCAGGCGCTGACCTACCCCGAGGATTCCGCCGGCCGTCTGATGCAGCGCGAACTGGTGGTGGCGCCGGAACACTGGACTGTAGGGCAGGCGATCGACTATCTGCGCAGCCAGCAGGATTTGCCGGAACAGTTTTACCATATGATCCTGGTTGATCCCAAAATGCGGCCAACCGGTTATGTAACGCTGGGCAAGCTGTTGAGCAGCCCGCGGGATGCAAAGATGCAGGATATTGTTGAAGACAGTTTCCGCACCATTTCCGTCAATCAGGACGAAGAGGATGTGGCCTATGCGTTCAACCAGTACCACCTGATTTCCGCGCCTGTGGTGGATGATGATGGCCGGCTGGTTGGTGTGATCACCATTGATGACGCCATGGCTGTGTTGGATGAAGAACACGAGGAAGACATGCTGCGGCTGGCCGGTGTGGGCGAAGGCAGCCTGTCGGATCGGGTGATCGAGACCTCGAAACGGCGCTTGCCGTGGTTGTTTGTGACGATGTTTGCCGCGATTGCCGCGTCATTCGTGATTGCGCAGTTCGAGGATACGATTGCCGAATTCGTGGCCCTTGCCATTCTGATGCCGATTGTGGCGTCGATGGGGGGCAATGCGGGCACACAGGCGCTGACCGTGGCGGTGCGGGCCTTGGCGACCAAGGATATCACCAGCGCCAACGTCTGGCGAGTGATCCGCCGCGAAGTTTTGGTCGGGATGGTGAATGGCGTGGTGTTTGCGCTGGTTATGGGGGTAATCGGCATGTTGTGGTTCGGGATGCCGATGCTGGGTGTGGTGATTGGCGCGGCGTTGGTGATCAACCTGCTGGTGGCCAGTTTGGCGGGGGTTGTGGTGCCGGTGGTGCTGGACAAGCTGGGGATTGATCCGGCGCTGGCCTCGGGCGCGTTTGTGACCACGGTGACGGATGTGGTCGGTTTTTTCGCCTTTCTGGGGCTGGCTTCGGTGGTGTTGTTATGA
- the guaD gene encoding guanine deaminase, translating into MTTAHLLLGQTLTFTADPFHTPISGATRHERRGAVLVEGGKIIATGTADDLRAAHRQAKITDYGDALIMAGLIDAHAHYPQTGIIASWGKRLIDWLNTYTFPEEIRFADPSYAEQTAARYLDLTAANGTTTVASFCTIHPASVDALFQAAAARGQRIVAGKTCMDRNAPDGLLDTAQSAYDDSRALLEKWHGVGRASYAITPRFSPTSTPEQLEALGTLWAEHPDCLMQTHLSEQTDEIEWVKRLFPKARDYLDTYETFGLLREGGLFGHAIHLTEREKSRLREVDAALIHCPTSNTFIGSGLFQMGALMAAGHRIGLATDTGGGSSFSMLRTMAAAYEIGQLTGTSLHPAQLLWLATCGSARALRLDDRIGNLAAWKEADLVVLDLAATPAIAQRSERANDFWEQVFPTIMMGDDRAVVATWINGKPLP; encoded by the coding sequence ATGACAACCGCGCACCTTTTGCTGGGCCAGACCCTGACATTTACCGCTGACCCGTTCCACACACCGATAAGCGGGGCAACCCGCCATGAACGGCGCGGCGCGGTGCTGGTTGAGGGGGGCAAAATAATCGCCACCGGCACGGCGGATGATCTGCGCGCCGCCCACCGGCAGGCGAAAATCACCGATTACGGCGACGCCCTGATCATGGCCGGTCTCATAGATGCCCACGCCCATTATCCGCAAACCGGCATCATCGCCAGTTGGGGCAAACGGCTGATCGACTGGCTGAACACCTATACTTTCCCCGAGGAAATCCGCTTTGCCGACCCGTCTTATGCCGAGCAAACCGCCGCCCGCTATCTGGACCTGACCGCCGCCAACGGCACCACCACGGTCGCCAGTTTCTGCACCATCCACCCCGCCAGTGTGGACGCCCTGTTCCAGGCCGCCGCCGCGCGGGGCCAGCGCATCGTTGCCGGCAAAACCTGCATGGACCGCAACGCGCCCGATGGCCTGCTGGACACCGCCCAATCCGCCTATGACGACAGCCGGGCCCTGCTGGAAAAATGGCACGGTGTGGGCCGCGCATCTTACGCCATCACCCCGCGCTTTTCGCCCACATCCACGCCGGAACAACTCGAAGCGCTTGGCACCCTTTGGGCCGAGCACCCCGATTGCCTGATGCAGACCCACCTGTCCGAACAGACCGATGAAATCGAGTGGGTGAAACGGCTGTTCCCCAAGGCCCGCGATTATCTGGATACCTACGAAACCTTTGGCCTGCTGCGCGAAGGTGGGCTGTTCGGCCATGCCATCCACCTGACCGAGCGCGAAAAATCCCGACTGCGCGAGGTTGACGCCGCACTGATCCATTGCCCCACCTCGAACACCTTCATCGGCTCAGGACTGTTTCAGATGGGGGCCTTGATGGCCGCCGGTCACCGTATCGGCCTTGCCACCGACACTGGCGGCGGCTCCTCGTTCTCGATGCTGCGCACAATGGCGGCGGCTTATGAAATCGGCCAGTTGACCGGCACGTCCCTGCATCCGGCGCAACTGCTGTGGCTGGCCACCTGCGGCTCGGCCCGCGCCCTGCGGCTGGACGACAGGATCGGCAATCTGGCAGCATGGAAAGAGGCCGATCTGGTGGTACTGGATCTGGCCGCCACACCAGCGATTGCGCAGCGCAGTGAACGCGCCAATGATTTCTGGGAACAGGTTTTCCCCACCATCATGATGGGCGATGACCGCGCGGTGGTGGCGACGTGGATCAATGGCAAGCCCCTGCCCTGA
- a CDS encoding 8-oxoguanine deaminase, with product MADILIKGADTLVTMDDARREIAGGDIRISGGMIAEVGQNLPQNGAEVVLAKGCVVTPGLVNTHHHLYQTLTRAVPGGQDALLFGWLQTLYPIWANFGPEEMRISAMIGLSELALSGCTLSSDHLYLFPNGSRLEDTIEAAHEVGLRFHPTRGAMSIGESDGGLPPDSLVEGEAAILEDCIRVVDRFHDASEGAMVRVGIAPCSPFSVSRDLMRDAALLARDKGVMLHTHLAENDEDIAYSLEKFGCRPGQYAEDLGWTGDDVWHAHCVKLDGQEIDLFAKSGTGVAHCPCSNCRLGSGIAPVRQMRDAGVKVALGVDGSASNDAGNLVAEARQAMLLQRVQNGADAMSAREALEIATRGGAAVLGRDDCGQIVVGKRADIAIWDVSGVESAGCWDAAALLLAGPTRVRDLFVEGRQVVRDGQMATFDLPRVIERQNALARGLMER from the coding sequence ATGGCCGATATTCTGATCAAGGGCGCCGATACGCTGGTGACGATGGATGACGCGCGCCGTGAAATCGCGGGCGGGGACATCCGCATATCCGGCGGCATGATTGCCGAGGTGGGGCAAAACCTGCCGCAGAATGGCGCCGAGGTGGTGCTGGCCAAGGGCTGTGTGGTGACGCCCGGTCTGGTGAACACGCACCACCATCTGTATCAAACCCTGACCCGCGCGGTGCCCGGCGGGCAGGATGCTTTGCTGTTTGGCTGGTTGCAAACTCTATACCCGATCTGGGCAAATTTCGGACCCGAGGAAATGCGGATTTCCGCGATGATCGGCCTGTCGGAACTGGCGCTTTCGGGCTGCACCCTGTCATCGGACCATCTGTATCTGTTCCCCAATGGCAGCCGGTTAGAGGATACCATTGAAGCAGCGCATGAAGTCGGCCTGCGGTTTCATCCGACCCGTGGTGCGATGAGCATCGGCGAAAGCGATGGCGGGCTGCCACCGGATTCTCTGGTCGAGGGCGAAGCCGCGATCCTCGAGGATTGCATCCGCGTGGTGGACCGGTTCCATGACGCAAGCGAGGGGGCCATGGTGCGGGTCGGGATTGCGCCCTGCTCGCCCTTTTCCGTCAGCCGCGACCTTATGCGCGATGCGGCCCTTCTGGCGCGGGACAAGGGGGTGATGCTGCACACCCATCTGGCGGAAAATGACGAGGATATCGCCTATTCGCTTGAGAAATTCGGCTGCCGTCCGGGGCAATATGCCGAAGATCTGGGTTGGACCGGCGATGATGTCTGGCATGCCCATTGCGTGAAACTGGACGGGCAGGAAATCGACCTGTTCGCGAAATCCGGCACGGGCGTGGCCCATTGCCCGTGCTCCAACTGCCGTCTTGGCTCGGGCATCGCGCCGGTGCGCCAGATGCGGGATGCGGGGGTGAAGGTGGCGCTGGGGGTGGATGGATCGGCCAGCAATGATGCCGGCAATCTGGTGGCCGAGGCGCGTCAGGCGATGCTGTTGCAACGGGTGCAGAACGGCGCCGACGCGATGAGCGCGCGCGAGGCGCTGGAGATTGCCACCCGTGGCGGGGCAGCGGTTCTAGGGCGGGATGACTGCGGCCAGATCGTGGTGGGCAAGCGGGCGGATATTGCGATTTGGGATGTCAGCGGTGTGGAAAGCGCGGGGTGCTGGGATGCGGCGGCGCTGTTGCTGGCGGGGCCGACCAGGGTGCGTGATCTGTTTGTCGAGGGGCGGCAGGTGGTGCGGGACGGGCAGATGGCGACGTTTGATTTGCCGCGCGTGATCGAGCGGCAGAATGCGCTGGCGCGCGGGTTGATGGAGCGGTGA
- a CDS encoding inositol monophosphatase family protein, translating into MMADVAQVETLRHFRIPGLVADNKWSVGFDPVTEADRAAELAMRKVLAEMRPDDAILGEEFGYSEGTSGLTWVLDPIDGTRGYISGSPTWGVLISVRDETGPFFGMICQPYIGERFIGGLGGAWMDGPHGRLDLTTRAARPLSEATLLTTFPAIGTPVEKSAFDNVKKQVQLTRYGMDCYGYALLAAGQVDLVIEAGLQAYDVQAPIAVVQAAGGVVTDWRGNPAHEGGRMLAAANAEIHAAALEILQQAGE; encoded by the coding sequence ATGATGGCCGATGTGGCGCAGGTGGAAACCCTGCGCCATTTTCGCATTCCGGGGCTGGTGGCGGATAACAAATGGTCTGTCGGCTTTGATCCGGTGACCGAAGCGGACCGCGCCGCCGAACTGGCCATGCGCAAGGTGCTGGCCGAAATGCGCCCCGATGATGCCATTCTGGGCGAGGAATTCGGATATTCCGAGGGCACCAGCGGGCTGACGTGGGTTCTGGATCCGATTGACGGCACCCGCGGCTATATCAGCGGCTCGCCGACATGGGGGGTGCTGATTTCGGTGCGCGATGAAACGGGGCCGTTTTTCGGCATGATCTGTCAGCCCTATATTGGCGAGCGTTTCATAGGAGGGCTGGGTGGGGCGTGGATGGACGGGCCGCATGGGCGCCTGGACCTGACAACCCGCGCGGCAAGACCCTTGTCCGAAGCCACCCTGCTGACCACCTTTCCCGCCATTGGGACTCCGGTTGAAAAATCCGCGTTCGACAATGTGAAGAAACAGGTGCAACTGACCCGTTATGGCATGGATTGCTATGGCTATGCCCTGCTGGCTGCCGGTCAGGTTGATCTGGTGATCGAGGCAGGATTACAGGCCTATGATGTGCAAGCCCCGATTGCGGTGGTGCAGGCGGCCGGTGGTGTGGTGACTGACTGGCGCGGAAACCCTGCGCATGAAGGCGGGCGGATGCTGGCAGCGGCCAATGCCGAAATACACGCGGCCGCGTTGGAGATTTTACAGCAAGCCGGAGAATAG
- a CDS encoding helix-turn-helix domain-containing protein, protein MKHPVDVHVGKRVRHRRWMVGMTQQQLAEQVGIKFQQIQKYETGMNRVSASRLWDISNALGVTVSFFFDGLEKEASSKGDSPVDMMTDKEALELLRSYYSIPENQRRRLFDLARVLSDAA, encoded by the coding sequence ATGAAACACCCAGTAGATGTCCATGTAGGGAAACGGGTTCGTCATCGGCGCTGGATGGTTGGAATGACCCAACAACAGCTGGCCGAACAGGTCGGGATCAAATTCCAGCAAATCCAGAAATACGAAACCGGCATGAACCGGGTCAGCGCATCGCGTTTGTGGGACATTTCCAATGCTCTTGGTGTTACCGTCAGTTTCTTTTTCGATGGTCTGGAAAAAGAAGCCAGCAGCAAGGGCGATTCCCCTGTTGATATGATGACCGACAAAGAAGCGCTGGAATTGCTGCGCTCGTATTATTCGATCCCGGAAAACCAGCGCCGCCGCCTGTTCGATCTGGCGCGCGTGCTGAGTGACGCTGCCTAA
- a CDS encoding NADPH:quinone oxidoreductase family protein has product MRAFQLLSQGEPANLIKCDRPNPASDEIRLKIEACGLNFGDLLMIKGTYQERPALPFTLGMEPAGVVDAVGEDVTNLKPGDRVAVYHGHGGLAEYGCFPAANCNLLPDNMTTTVGAGFLVAYGTSHLALEHRARLKAGETLLVLGAAGGIGLTAIEIGKRMGATVIACARGRDKLEIAANAGADHLIDSDTDDLHEVVKSLGGADVVYDPVGGDLFKAALRACNPEARIIPLGFASGQVPQIPANILLVKNIDVIGYYWGGYLKFAPKVLHDSLDTLLEWYAAGELHPHISHTLPLEQANEALELLRSRKSTGKVVVTI; this is encoded by the coding sequence ATGCGCGCGTTTCAACTTCTCTCACAGGGAGAGCCGGCAAATTTGATCAAATGTGACAGGCCGAATCCTGCATCTGATGAAATTCGCCTGAAAATTGAAGCCTGCGGATTGAACTTCGGCGACCTGCTTATGATCAAAGGCACCTATCAGGAACGTCCCGCCCTGCCCTTCACTCTGGGCATGGAACCCGCCGGGGTTGTCGATGCCGTGGGGGAAGATGTCACCAACCTGAAACCCGGTGACAGGGTTGCGGTTTACCACGGTCACGGCGGGCTGGCCGAATACGGCTGCTTTCCCGCGGCCAACTGCAATCTGTTGCCCGACAATATGACAACCACAGTCGGGGCCGGATTTCTGGTGGCTTACGGCACCTCGCATCTGGCGCTGGAGCATCGGGCGCGGCTGAAGGCGGGGGAAACGCTGCTGGTGCTGGGGGCGGCAGGCGGGATCGGCCTGACGGCGATTGAAATCGGCAAACGGATGGGGGCCACCGTGATTGCCTGCGCCCGCGGCCGGGACAAACTGGAAATCGCCGCCAATGCCGGTGCGGACCATCTGATCGACAGCGACACGGACGATTTGCACGAGGTGGTCAAATCACTGGGCGGCGCGGATGTGGTCTATGACCCTGTTGGCGGGGATTTGTTCAAGGCAGCCCTGCGCGCCTGCAACCCCGAAGCGCGGATTATTCCGCTGGGGTTTGCCAGTGGACAGGTGCCGCAAATTCCGGCCAATATTCTGCTGGTCAAGAATATCGATGTGATCGGCTACTACTGGGGCGGCTATCTGAAATTTGCCCCCAAAGTGCTGCACGACAGTCTGGACACCCTGCTGGAATGGTATGCCGCAGGCGAATTGCACCCGCATATCAGCCACACATTGCCGCTGGAACAGGCGAACGAGGCCCTGGAGCTGCTGCGCAGTCGCAAATCCACCGGCAAGGTGGTGGTGACAATATAG